A window of the Bacteriovorax sp. PP10 genome harbors these coding sequences:
- a CDS encoding DJ-1/PfpI/YhbO family deglycase/protease, with product MSFENKILHDRRIAILATDGFDESQLFSPKKALEEAGAKVVIVSNHKGKIKAWSKDHWGKSIDVDTTLNECNSEQFDGLVIPGGEKNPETLLHDKNVANFIKDFVYDGKSVASICHGIRVLLDTGMAKGKTITLWSNLKNDVISSGAKWKDDEVVVHKGIITSRCPNENENFNRKMIEGFAISPKIKHA from the coding sequence ATGTCATTTGAAAATAAAATCCTTCACGACAGAAGAATCGCGATTCTGGCCACTGATGGTTTTGATGAATCACAGCTTTTCTCTCCTAAAAAAGCTCTTGAGGAGGCCGGTGCCAAAGTTGTCATTGTTTCGAATCATAAAGGAAAAATCAAAGCATGGTCGAAAGATCATTGGGGAAAGAGTATTGATGTTGATACAACTCTAAATGAATGCAACTCTGAACAATTTGATGGATTAGTCATTCCTGGTGGAGAGAAAAATCCTGAAACTTTATTGCATGATAAAAATGTTGCAAACTTTATTAAAGACTTTGTCTATGACGGAAAATCTGTCGCTTCAATTTGTCATGGAATTCGAGTATTGCTCGATACTGGAATGGCAAAAGGAAAAACAATTACATTATGGTCTAATTTAAAAAATGATGTCATCAGCTCCGGGGCCAAATGGAAAGATGATGAAGTGGTAGTTCATAAAGGTATCATTACAAGTCGTTGCCCTAATGAGAATGAAAACTTTAATCGTAAGATGATTGAGGGTTTTGCCATTAGTCCCAAAATTAAACACGCCTAA
- a CDS encoding GH36-type glycosyl hydrolase domain-containing protein encodes MAFRKRKIPRNTFIIFEEPIRDELFSSAHLERYAETLAIGHKVSAKPSSGVNLVKRVADNEEVLLESFRLIAETIRAERSITPAAEWLIDNFYIVEEQIKDIRDHLPAGYYKELPKLVEGPFSGYPRMYAIAWEFVAHTDSLFDPELLKQVLKTYQHVRPLTMGELWATSITLRVVLIENLRRLGARIVGSQIARAEADKIADELLGLDITSKRTNDEIIESVSKKPLSIDFAVQLVQRLRFQEGVVASFLNWLDERLTSEGLSADKIVQDVHSSHTTANVTVRNIINSMRLLSSLDWRDLFEEVSLVEQKLQENPLYGHMDFMTRDKYRHSVEQLSRGSKFSELEVSQKLLEKTQRETVRHPKDLKMQDMGYYLISHGRYEFEKEIQFKVKVRSKFLRWYISQRTLLYLGSIFLLPMLLVAWCIGETEAQSSILYLLGAMAIFPASELAITLVNRYTVHVLVPRHLPRLDFSKKIPANNKTFVVVPTMLVNIDEIISQVDQLEIHFLSNPDDSVSFALLSDWRDALTENLDTDEIFLSIAIKQIDHLNRKYGKNNSGKDRFFLFHRFRKWNESEQKWIGWERKRGKLQEFNHFLRHKSGTSFIVSDELKLDIPDDIVYVITLDADTKLPRGTVAQLVGTFAHPLNHPKFDSKLNKVVEGYGILQPRITPTLPATIDSTIFQRLSSGPGGIDPYAAAISDVYQDLFGEGSFTGKGIYNVDVFEQSLRGRTPENRLLSHDLFEGNFARCGLISDVELFEDFPSNFEVAVARNHRWTRGDWQLLPWILGREGLAISVIGRWKMLDNLRRSLLTPMTFFLFVTLFCIKGLNTLPWLVLIFSAQLLGHVLPFISGIFAYQKKVPFMVQVRSLFEDLSQGISRFILNIIFLPYQSWVLLDAVARTLFRLFISKRKLLEWTTSAASKSSASTALESFTKRMMKTEIAVVLIGVFVIWNGQVDWPLFAPLMGLWLISPIAAWKISLPPSMEMIVPLSEDDVFVLRNSGRKIWHFFSTFVNADENFLPPDNFQEDPLPVVAHRSSPTNFGLYLLSTVTARDFGWIGLCEMIERLEDTLLSMQSLPRYNGHFYNWYETTDKRALDPKYISSVDNGNLAGHLLALAQSCEEMEIESDYSEKMLGGIQDSLRLFAESMSTKKHASYRETFNDLAESLINHYHSSTDKNIFWATVLEKSQKLFEETKSAEVEIHKLARMIDNEVQSHGRDFTHFKENPKEGPRKRLKAIAALSRELVYEMDFSFLYDPTRKLFSIGYRMSDSSLDASFYDLLASEARLLSFVAIAKGDVPVEHWFRLGRSLTPIDNGTALISWSGSMFEYLMPSLVMETPTSSLLEQTCRLIVKKQIEYADEKSIPWGMSESAYNVRDLHLTYQYSNFGVPELAFKRGIGKDLVIAPYATHLAGMYDPVSAVKNLRRLASLNMVGEFGYYESIDFTKSRIPDTSKADSAIVKNYMAHHQGMALVSISNMLFDGLMLKRFHREPIIQSSELLLQERTPKNIAVAKTRTESVKVEHVSDMGEATIRRYTSSNHKVPRTHLLSNGNYAVMITAAGSGYGRFQDLAITRWREDVTRDHWGSYIFLRDIYSNDIWSAGHQPTCVEADHYEVIFTEDRAKIRREDNEIISELEVFISPEENAEIRRQSLSNNSSIVRVVEVTTYAEIVLNTQGADIAHPTFSNLFVQTEYLPEINTILATRRPRSAMEAPLWMAYIISTDANAIGEIEYETDRAKFIGRGRTVHNPISIETKHLSNTVGSVLDPVVSFRSRVRIEPGATANITYTTIIAKSRDEVVNLAEKFHEPIAYERSSNLAWTEAQVKLHYLGIEHSEAILFQQLANRVLYLDSSLRVSSDILKRNDRNATNLWAYGISGDHPIVLLRIDDIEQRSLLKQLLRAHEYWGTKRLVVDLIVLNEKASSYSQELHNDLEAMIGHSTATSGTYLPQSKGRIFLLRADIIPQEDRNLLQTVARAILVGQQGNLAEQVKRMVRKIEKPISRANVQTTAAKDSRKSLEAPALEFFNGFGGFTLKGLEYVIHLKKDESTPAPWINVIANPGFGFHVSERGAGSTWAMNSRENQLTPWSNDPVSDPSGECFYIKDVDSNELWSPTISPIRVKNAEYLIRHGQGYSQFELRHAGIKSTLTQFVHKDLPVKISKLVLKNESGTKRNLLITSYIEWVLGFSRTVSLPYLITALDATSKSLVAYNPWNHEFGTRQAFATFIDGNDSWTGNRREFIGRNGNLNRPEALLTKSKLSGRVGAGMDSCSALQKSISIPANQEVTVIFILGQTDTREQIQELVNTVTLKNVDSLFSDVVAEWNNILGKIQVETPDNSMNMMLNRWLLYQTTVCRLWARSAFYQAGGAFGFRDQLQDSMAVIWTKPEMIRAQIVRASARQFIEGDVQHWWHMPTGRGVRTHFSDDLLWLPYVVTYYLNRTEDASVLDVEVPFLNGPELRQDQEDSYYTPEVTKERASVFEHCARAIDLSLEVGVHGLPLMGGGDWNDGMNRVGHEGKGESVWLAWFLICNLRDFSAVAEARGEIERATKWRDHITFLKKSIEENAWDGQWYRRAFYDDGTPLGSSHSDECQIDSLAQTWGIISKAGDKNRLKIAMDSVEKNLVKKDNKMILLFTPPFDKSINDPGYIKGYIPGVRENGGQYTHAAIWCILAYAELQNGKRAVELFSMVNPLNHSLTKEEAISYKVEPYVIAADIYSVDPNAGRGGWTWYTGSSGWMYTVGIEAILGFKLSGNTLRIEPRIDPEWKSYKLIYRHMSTNYEITVNNPNGLSSGKTQVTIDGKLMEENFIELIDDKFTHYVSIELYEFEAPGDLLRKNKSGIDSVQLI; translated from the coding sequence GTGGCATTTAGAAAAAGAAAAATCCCTCGTAACACTTTTATTATTTTTGAAGAACCGATACGCGATGAATTATTCAGTAGTGCGCATTTAGAGAGATATGCTGAAACCCTGGCCATTGGTCATAAAGTCTCGGCCAAACCAAGCAGTGGAGTTAACTTAGTTAAACGAGTCGCTGACAACGAAGAAGTTTTACTAGAGTCATTTCGCTTAATCGCAGAAACGATTCGGGCCGAGCGATCAATCACTCCTGCAGCTGAATGGTTAATTGATAATTTTTATATTGTAGAAGAGCAGATTAAAGACATTCGTGATCACTTGCCGGCAGGATATTATAAAGAATTGCCTAAACTCGTGGAAGGACCTTTTAGTGGGTACCCTCGCATGTATGCTATTGCCTGGGAGTTTGTTGCCCATACAGATTCACTTTTTGATCCTGAATTATTAAAGCAAGTTTTAAAAACGTATCAGCATGTTCGACCATTAACTATGGGAGAACTATGGGCCACCTCTATTACTTTGAGAGTGGTGTTGATTGAAAACTTGCGCCGATTGGGCGCCAGAATTGTAGGCTCACAAATCGCCAGAGCAGAAGCGGATAAAATTGCGGATGAGCTTTTAGGTTTAGATATAACCAGCAAACGAACAAATGATGAGATTATTGAAAGTGTTAGTAAAAAACCACTCAGCATTGATTTTGCTGTTCAGTTAGTTCAGCGTTTAAGATTTCAAGAAGGTGTTGTTGCAAGTTTTTTAAACTGGCTTGATGAGCGCTTAACTTCAGAAGGTCTTTCTGCGGACAAAATTGTTCAAGATGTCCATAGCAGTCACACGACGGCCAATGTTACTGTTCGAAATATTATTAATAGCATGAGACTTTTATCTTCACTCGATTGGCGAGACCTTTTTGAAGAAGTAAGTTTAGTTGAGCAGAAGTTACAAGAGAATCCATTGTATGGGCATATGGATTTTATGACGAGAGATAAGTACCGACATAGTGTTGAGCAACTTTCGCGTGGATCAAAGTTTTCAGAACTCGAGGTATCGCAAAAACTACTGGAGAAAACTCAACGAGAAACAGTGCGGCATCCGAAAGATTTAAAAATGCAGGACATGGGGTATTATCTTATTTCTCATGGACGTTATGAATTTGAAAAAGAAATTCAATTTAAAGTAAAGGTACGAAGTAAATTCTTACGCTGGTATATTTCTCAGAGAACATTATTGTATCTTGGAAGTATTTTCCTTCTCCCTATGCTTTTGGTTGCTTGGTGTATAGGCGAGACAGAGGCCCAGAGTTCCATTTTATACTTGCTAGGGGCCATGGCCATATTTCCCGCTTCTGAACTGGCCATTACTCTTGTTAATCGTTACACGGTTCACGTTTTAGTTCCTAGGCATTTGCCTCGTTTAGATTTTTCAAAAAAAATACCTGCCAATAATAAAACCTTTGTTGTTGTGCCAACGATGCTGGTAAATATTGATGAAATTATTAGTCAGGTTGATCAGTTGGAAATTCATTTTCTTTCTAATCCTGATGACTCAGTATCTTTTGCACTTTTATCTGACTGGCGAGATGCTTTGACTGAAAATCTGGATACAGATGAAATCTTTTTATCAATCGCGATTAAACAAATTGATCATCTTAACCGTAAGTATGGAAAAAATAATTCTGGCAAAGACCGCTTTTTCTTATTTCACCGTTTTAGAAAATGGAATGAGAGCGAACAAAAGTGGATTGGATGGGAAAGAAAACGCGGTAAACTTCAGGAGTTTAATCACTTCTTAAGACATAAATCAGGTACATCGTTTATTGTTTCAGATGAACTTAAACTGGATATCCCTGACGATATCGTTTACGTCATCACACTGGATGCTGATACTAAGCTTCCACGCGGAACTGTGGCCCAATTAGTAGGGACCTTTGCTCATCCATTAAATCATCCTAAGTTCGATTCAAAGTTAAATAAAGTCGTCGAAGGTTATGGAATTTTACAACCGAGAATTACTCCCACACTTCCGGCCACAATTGATAGTACGATTTTTCAGAGACTCTCTTCCGGGCCCGGAGGAATTGATCCTTATGCAGCTGCGATCTCTGATGTTTATCAGGATCTTTTTGGTGAAGGTTCATTCACAGGTAAAGGAATTTATAATGTAGATGTCTTTGAGCAATCGCTGAGAGGGCGCACACCAGAGAATAGACTTTTAAGTCATGATCTCTTTGAAGGGAACTTTGCCCGCTGTGGTCTGATCAGTGACGTTGAATTGTTTGAGGATTTTCCTTCAAACTTTGAAGTTGCAGTAGCGAGAAATCACCGTTGGACCAGAGGGGATTGGCAGCTTCTACCTTGGATATTGGGAAGAGAAGGTCTTGCTATTTCTGTGATTGGCCGCTGGAAAATGCTTGATAACCTAAGACGCTCGCTTTTAACTCCAATGACGTTTTTTCTATTCGTCACTTTGTTTTGTATTAAAGGACTGAACACGCTTCCATGGTTGGTGTTAATTTTTTCAGCTCAGTTACTAGGACATGTTCTACCTTTTATTAGCGGTATTTTTGCCTATCAAAAAAAAGTTCCTTTCATGGTTCAGGTTCGTTCATTGTTTGAAGATTTGTCTCAGGGGATAAGCCGTTTTATTTTAAATATTATTTTTCTTCCTTATCAAAGCTGGGTTTTGCTTGATGCAGTCGCAAGAACTCTTTTCAGGTTATTTATTTCTAAGCGAAAACTTTTAGAATGGACGACAAGTGCTGCTTCAAAATCCAGTGCAAGCACGGCCCTTGAAAGTTTTACTAAACGTATGATGAAAACAGAAATCGCTGTTGTGCTGATTGGAGTTTTTGTTATCTGGAATGGGCAGGTGGATTGGCCACTCTTTGCCCCATTAATGGGGTTATGGCTAATTTCCCCCATTGCTGCATGGAAGATTAGTCTTCCGCCATCGATGGAGATGATTGTCCCTCTTTCAGAAGATGATGTCTTTGTTCTGAGAAATAGTGGACGAAAAATATGGCACTTCTTTTCAACGTTTGTAAATGCAGATGAAAATTTCTTACCACCAGATAACTTTCAAGAAGACCCGCTACCGGTGGTGGCCCATAGAAGTTCACCGACTAACTTCGGTCTATATCTATTATCGACGGTGACAGCTAGAGATTTTGGGTGGATTGGTCTTTGTGAGATGATTGAGCGACTTGAAGATACACTTTTGAGTATGCAATCGCTTCCTCGTTATAACGGTCATTTTTATAACTGGTATGAAACTACTGATAAACGTGCTTTAGATCCAAAATATATTTCGTCGGTTGATAACGGAAACCTTGCCGGGCATTTACTTGCACTTGCTCAAAGCTGTGAAGAAATGGAAATTGAGTCTGATTATTCAGAAAAAATGTTAGGAGGGATTCAGGATAGTTTGAGATTATTTGCTGAAAGTATGTCGACTAAAAAACATGCATCTTATAGAGAGACTTTTAATGACTTGGCCGAATCTCTTATTAATCATTATCACTCATCAACGGATAAAAATATTTTTTGGGCAACAGTATTAGAAAAATCTCAAAAATTATTTGAAGAGACCAAGAGTGCTGAAGTCGAAATCCATAAGTTGGCACGAATGATTGATAATGAAGTTCAAAGTCATGGCAGAGATTTTACTCATTTTAAAGAAAATCCTAAAGAAGGACCGAGAAAGAGACTTAAAGCGATTGCCGCTTTATCTAGAGAATTGGTTTATGAAATGGATTTCTCTTTTTTATATGATCCAACAAGAAAACTTTTTTCTATTGGTTATCGTATGTCGGACTCTTCGTTAGATGCCAGCTTCTATGATCTTTTGGCCTCTGAAGCAAGACTTTTAAGTTTTGTGGCCATTGCTAAAGGTGACGTTCCGGTTGAGCACTGGTTCAGGCTTGGGCGCTCACTTACTCCTATTGATAATGGAACGGCCTTAATTTCATGGTCAGGATCAATGTTCGAGTATCTAATGCCATCACTTGTGATGGAGACGCCAACTTCAAGTTTACTGGAGCAAACATGTCGTTTGATTGTAAAAAAACAAATTGAATATGCTGATGAAAAATCTATTCCATGGGGGATGTCTGAGTCGGCCTACAATGTAAGAGATTTGCATCTTACTTATCAGTACTCGAACTTTGGAGTTCCTGAACTGGCCTTCAAGCGTGGTATAGGAAAAGACTTGGTTATTGCTCCTTATGCAACTCACTTGGCCGGAATGTATGATCCTGTCAGTGCGGTGAAAAATTTAAGGCGCCTGGCCTCTTTGAACATGGTCGGTGAATTTGGTTATTATGAATCAATCGATTTTACAAAATCACGCATACCAGATACGAGCAAAGCAGATTCGGCCATTGTTAAAAATTATATGGCCCACCATCAAGGGATGGCCTTAGTCTCAATTTCTAATATGCTGTTTGATGGATTAATGTTAAAGCGATTTCACCGTGAGCCAATCATTCAATCAAGCGAATTATTGCTTCAGGAGCGCACTCCTAAAAATATTGCTGTGGCAAAAACCAGAACTGAGTCAGTCAAGGTTGAGCACGTGAGTGATATGGGAGAAGCTACGATCAGAAGATACACGTCTTCTAATCATAAAGTTCCTAGAACTCATCTCTTATCAAATGGAAATTATGCCGTCATGATCACGGCCGCAGGATCTGGTTACGGTCGCTTTCAGGATTTAGCTATCACTAGATGGCGTGAAGATGTGACTCGCGATCACTGGGGGAGTTATATATTTCTCAGAGATATTTATTCAAATGATATCTGGTCAGCAGGTCATCAGCCAACTTGTGTCGAAGCTGACCATTATGAAGTGATCTTTACAGAAGACCGTGCAAAAATCAGACGTGAGGATAATGAAATAATTTCTGAACTAGAAGTGTTTATCTCTCCGGAAGAAAATGCAGAAATTAGACGTCAAAGCTTAAGCAATAATAGTTCTATAGTTCGGGTTGTCGAAGTGACAACTTATGCCGAAATTGTTCTTAACACTCAGGGAGCAGATATTGCTCACCCAACTTTTTCTAATTTATTTGTTCAGACAGAATACCTGCCAGAGATTAATACCATACTTGCAACCAGAAGGCCTAGATCAGCAATGGAAGCTCCTTTATGGATGGCCTATATTATTTCAACGGATGCCAATGCCATCGGAGAAATTGAATATGAAACTGATAGAGCAAAATTTATTGGGCGTGGACGTACAGTTCATAACCCGATCTCTATCGAGACAAAACATTTATCTAATACAGTTGGTTCTGTATTAGATCCAGTCGTAAGTTTTAGGTCGCGTGTACGTATTGAACCTGGTGCCACGGCCAATATTACTTACACGACAATTATTGCTAAAAGCCGTGATGAAGTTGTTAACCTTGCTGAAAAATTTCACGAACCGATTGCTTACGAGAGATCGTCGAATTTAGCATGGACTGAAGCACAGGTTAAACTTCACTATTTGGGAATAGAGCATAGTGAAGCCATTCTTTTTCAACAATTGGCCAATAGAGTTTTATACCTTGATTCTAGTTTAAGAGTTTCAAGCGATATTTTAAAACGCAATGATCGAAATGCGACGAATCTTTGGGCCTATGGTATTTCAGGGGATCATCCGATTGTTCTGCTTCGTATTGATGATATTGAACAGCGCTCACTACTCAAACAACTTCTGCGTGCACATGAGTACTGGGGAACCAAACGTCTGGTAGTTGATCTGATTGTTCTCAATGAAAAGGCGAGTTCGTATTCTCAAGAACTTCATAATGACCTTGAGGCAATGATTGGCCATAGTACAGCGACGTCAGGAACTTATCTTCCGCAGTCAAAAGGAAGAATTTTTCTTTTACGTGCTGATATTATCCCTCAGGAAGATAGAAATTTATTGCAAACAGTGGCCCGTGCAATTCTTGTCGGGCAGCAGGGGAACCTGGCCGAACAAGTTAAAAGAATGGTCAGAAAAATTGAAAAGCCTATATCTAGAGCCAATGTTCAAACAACAGCGGCCAAGGATTCGCGAAAATCACTAGAGGCCCCAGCATTGGAATTTTTTAATGGGTTCGGTGGATTCACACTTAAAGGTTTAGAATATGTGATTCATCTTAAAAAAGATGAATCGACTCCGGCACCCTGGATTAATGTAATTGCAAACCCAGGCTTTGGGTTTCATGTTTCAGAGAGAGGAGCTGGGTCAACGTGGGCAATGAACAGTAGAGAAAATCAACTTACTCCTTGGTCGAATGACCCGGTCTCTGATCCATCTGGAGAGTGTTTTTATATTAAAGACGTAGACTCTAATGAATTATGGAGTCCGACGATTTCTCCTATCAGAGTAAAAAATGCCGAATACCTTATCAGGCATGGACAAGGATATAGTCAGTTTGAACTTCGCCACGCGGGAATTAAAAGTACATTGACTCAATTTGTGCACAAAGATTTACCAGTTAAGATCTCTAAGTTAGTGCTCAAAAATGAATCAGGTACAAAGAGAAATCTTTTAATTACTTCTTATATCGAATGGGTTTTAGGTTTTTCCAGAACGGTGAGCTTACCGTATTTGATTACTGCATTGGATGCAACAAGTAAAAGTCTTGTGGCCTACAATCCTTGGAATCATGAGTTTGGAACAAGACAGGCCTTTGCAACTTTTATTGATGGGAATGATTCATGGACAGGCAATAGAAGAGAATTTATTGGTAGAAATGGAAATCTCAACCGCCCTGAAGCATTACTTACGAAGTCTAAATTAAGTGGAAGAGTCGGAGCAGGAATGGATTCATGCTCGGCCTTACAAAAGAGCATAAGCATTCCTGCTAATCAGGAAGTGACCGTTATTTTTATTTTAGGACAAACAGATACCCGTGAGCAAATTCAAGAGCTGGTGAATACTGTCACTCTAAAAAATGTTGATTCACTATTTAGTGATGTCGTTGCTGAGTGGAATAACATTCTTGGGAAAATTCAAGTTGAAACTCCGGATAACTCAATGAACATGATGCTCAATCGTTGGCTGCTCTACCAGACAACTGTTTGTAGGTTGTGGGCAAGATCAGCTTTCTATCAGGCCGGTGGAGCTTTCGGTTTCAGAGACCAATTACAGGATTCAATGGCCGTGATCTGGACTAAGCCTGAAATGATCAGGGCACAAATTGTGCGGGCCTCTGCCAGACAATTTATTGAAGGGGACGTTCAGCACTGGTGGCATATGCCAACAGGACGTGGAGTGCGCACGCATTTTTCAGATGATTTATTATGGCTTCCTTATGTGGTCACTTATTATTTAAATAGAACAGAAGATGCTTCAGTCCTAGATGTTGAAGTCCCATTTTTAAATGGGCCAGAGTTAAGACAAGACCAGGAAGATTCTTATTACACTCCAGAAGTGACAAAAGAAAGGGCGAGTGTCTTTGAACACTGTGCTCGCGCCATTGATTTAAGTCTTGAAGTCGGTGTTCACGGACTTCCTTTAATGGGAGGTGGTGACTGGAATGATGGAATGAATCGTGTCGGGCATGAAGGTAAAGGAGAGAGTGTCTGGCTCGCATGGTTTTTAATATGCAACCTTCGGGATTTTTCGGCCGTGGCAGAAGCTCGAGGAGAAATTGAGCGAGCGACTAAATGGCGAGATCATATAACATTCCTGAAAAAATCGATCGAAGAAAATGCCTGGGATGGCCAATGGTATAGACGGGCCTTTTATGATGATGGAACTCCTTTGGGGTCTTCGCATAGTGATGAATGTCAGATTGATTCTCTCGCACAGACTTGGGGAATTATTTCTAAAGCAGGCGATAAAAACCGCTTAAAAATAGCGATGGATTCAGTAGAAAAAAATCTAGTTAAAAAAGATAATAAGATGATTCTACTTTTCACTCCTCCATTTGATAAATCTATAAATGATCCAGGTTATATCAAAGGTTATATTCCTGGTGTAAGAGAAAATGGCGGACAGTACACCCATGCGGCCATCTGGTGCATTCTGGCCTATGCTGAACTTCAAAATGGAAAGCGCGCAGTAGAGCTTTTTTCTATGGTGAATCCACTTAATCATAGTCTGACAAAAGAAGAGGCCATTAGTTATAAGGTTGAGCCTTATGTTATTGCTGCCGATATTTATTCTGTTGACCCAAATGCGGGAAGAGGTGGATGGACATGGTACACGGGATCTTCTGGTTGGATGTACACCGTGGGAATTGAAGCGATCTTAGGATTTAAGTTAAGTGGAAATACTTTAAGGATTGAGCCTCGTATAGATCCTGAGTGGAAATCTTATAAATTAATTTACCGCCACATGAGTACAAATTACGAAATTACAGTGAACAATCCTAACGGGCTTTCCAGTGGAAAAACGCAGGTGACGATTGACGGAAAATTAATGGAAGAAAATTTTATTGAATTGATTGATGATAAATTCACTCATTATGTTTCAATTGAATTGTATGAGTTTGAAGCACCTGGAGATTTACTAAGAAAAAATAAAAGTGGGATAGATTCAGTACAGTTAATATAA
- a CDS encoding siderophore-interacting protein yields the protein MSTKEIKKVMHELKLRLLTVKSVEDLSPHMRRITLTGPELEGFVTMSPEDHVKVFFPKTNDELPVLPTMTDKGPVFTDDVTMRDYTPRFNNGDKELVLDFALHKKGPASLWASRAQTGNTLGIGGPRASTIYPEFKNYILIGDDTAIPSIGRRLSELPKNGRAIAILEVDDESAELVFETEADVEVLWLYRDGEKAGDSKLFAKQIKALNLPTEDVLTIISGEISVVKELKRVFIEDYHFDETWIKATGYWRA from the coding sequence ATGAGCACAAAAGAAATAAAAAAAGTCATGCACGAATTAAAACTAAGACTTCTGACTGTGAAATCAGTGGAAGACCTTTCACCTCATATGAGACGAATTACACTCACTGGCCCCGAGCTTGAAGGCTTCGTGACGATGTCACCAGAAGATCATGTGAAGGTCTTTTTTCCTAAAACGAATGATGAACTGCCGGTTCTTCCCACAATGACAGACAAGGGCCCGGTCTTTACTGATGATGTCACCATGAGAGATTACACTCCCCGCTTTAATAATGGAGACAAAGAGCTGGTGCTCGATTTTGCTCTTCATAAAAAAGGGCCAGCGAGCTTATGGGCCTCTCGTGCACAAACTGGAAATACGTTAGGTATTGGCGGACCTCGCGCTTCAACGATTTACCCAGAGTTCAAAAACTACATTCTCATCGGCGATGATACTGCCATTCCCTCAATCGGCAGAAGATTATCAGAGCTTCCTAAAAACGGCCGTGCCATCGCTATTTTAGAAGTCGACGATGAGAGTGCTGAACTCGTCTTTGAAACAGAAGCAGATGTTGAAGTTCTGTGGCTTTATCGCGATGGAGAAAAGGCCGGCGATTCAAAGTTATTCGCTAAACAAATTAAGGCCCTCAATCTTCCGACAGAAGATGTATTGACGATTATCAGTGGAGAGATTTCAGTTGTTAAGGAATTAAAGCGTGTCTTTATTGAAGACTATCATTTTGATGAGACCTGGATAAAGGCCACTGGATACTGGCGAGCTTAA